In Alkalibaculum bacchi, the genomic stretch TTTAGGTGGTCAGGAAAACCTTAAAAGCTTGCTCGCCTTAAGGCGAGAAAAAGACCCAAGTTTCCTGCCCTAGTCATCCTGAGCGTAAGCGAAGGATCTCTGCGTACTAACTACTAAGTTATACTCATTATGCTAGAAAGACTTTATAATAATTCTAAATCTTAAATTGAACATTGAAAAATGAACACTGAACATTGAACAGTGCAAATATGCGACTAATTACTAGCTTTTACATATTTTTAATTGTTCATTGTTCTATGTTCATCGTTCATTGCGACGTAAGTCGCATATTTCCTTACTACCTTACCACCTTATCAAGCAATCCACCTTCTTGTACTAAATCCATGATGCTATAAATTGGTATTACAGCATATGGGAAGCCTACTACATATGGTGCTATTTCGTATAATTGGAAGTATATTACAAGTGCTTTGTCTGCGATGTAGTAGTCTTGATTTGGTTTTACACCAGGATAGTCTTCAAATAGCATAATATCTTGCTTTTTTAATTCTTCTAATACCATCTCAGACAAAATTGCAATATAATTGCTATTAGGTTTAAATAATTCATAAAATGGAATATCTTTGCCAGTACTAAGATCAAAGTTTAGTGATTTAATCATGGTCATAGGATGAGCGCCTCCGAATTCTGCAAAGCCTATTAAAGACAGAGTTAAGACACCCTTTTGATTGTTTTTTAATTCATAAGAGCCTGTAACATAAGTAGGAATGTCTGGAACCATTAGATTTTTGCTTAACCTTAGCATATTTTCATAGATTGTAAAATTAATAAGCCCTTGAACATAGCTATTATTAGGAATGTATACTGCAGGGTAATAAAAATTTATATTTTGGGTACAATAACTTAATGTACGAATAACCACAGGAAATTTACTGGTCAATATCTCCACCACCTAAATATATTTGTTATATCAATATATTCCAGTAATAATATTTTTGTTAATTTTATTTGAAATTAATTATTCTCTGTGCTATAATACATCTTGCAAACAAAATTGCGCGCCCTTGGCTCAGCTGGATAGAGCGTTCGGCTACGAACCGGAAGATCGGGAGTTCGAATCTCTCAGGGCGCGCCATAAAAAGCCCTCTCATTTATGAGAGGGCTTTTTATGTTGTAAGCCCGAGAGATTCGAACTCTGAGAGGGACGAGGAGTGGTGGCAAAGCCATTCAAATATGCTAAATGCATATTTGAAAATGACGAGATTGCGAGGAGCTATACGACGAAGCAAGTCTGACGCGCAGCGGCAGTCTCAGGGCGCGCCAAATATGCGACTTTCGTCGCAATGAACAGTGAACAATGAACAATGAATAATTTACAGCTTATGCTAGACACGATAATAAATGTCGCATATTTGTACTATTCAATGTTCATTGTTCATTTTTCATTGAGAAATTTTACACTTTTGAATATCAAATTATTGGGAGAATACGATAATGTATAAAGAAAATATTTTGAGTGAGAAATCATTAGACTTTGCAGCTAGAACATTCGCTTCGCTCAGGGCGGCGGAGCCTGCGGCCAGCAATCAGTGTTCAGCCGTCAGGGTCTGGGTATTCCTCTGGCGTCAAAATCTCATCCCGCCTTTAGGCGAGTATGCTTTTGCTTACCACCTAAAAAAAGCGATGAAATCGCTTTTTTTAATACCCCTGAATATACAAGCCTTCTCCTTCTAACCATTCTACATATAGGGCTTCTTTAATGGTCAGATTTTGTTTTTTTAGTTCTTTTTCTAAGTAATCTTTAGTGAGACTGATTTCATCTAGATTTTCTTGAATCAATTCGCCGTCTGAAATAAGCGTAATAGCAAGGAATGGACCATTCTTTGATTGTTGACTATTTTGTTTTTTTATTGAATCTTCACTATTCTTTTTTAGAACGCTTAAGCAACCATTTGCTTCTAAAATAGCGTATTGTACCTCTCTCATAGTGAATACATCTTTTGAACGAAGGAGGTGTAGCAGCTGATTGATATCTAAATGATTTCTTTTCATCTCCTCAAAGGATAATTTACCGTGGTTTATAAGAATAGAGGGTTTCCCTTCTAAAAAATCTCTCGTCTTACGGAATTTTTGGGTTATTAATTCTGTAGTTGTTATGAGAACAGTCCAAATAATAATAGCAAATAAAATAAAGGAAATACCCAATTCATCATCATAAAGTGCATTCCCTACTAACTCACTTAAGATAATGGAACAAATAAAATCAAAAGTTGTAATATGAGTTAGCAAAGTTTTACCAAGGATCTTAGTGGCTATAAATAATAAAATATATCCAACTACTAATTCAAGTGCAATATTATAGTACTCCAAAGTGATCACCTACTGTTATAGTCTTTAGTAGTATGGCTAATGGAGTAACAATTATGTAAGAAATAAGCATGACGTATAAAGTGAATTGTGCTGAAAGCTGAAAGCGGAACTTGTGTAGTTGGAAACGGTTGGTTCGTTGGACGGTTGGACGGGAAAACCAAACTGACCTCGGAGCAAGTTCGAGAAAAGCAAAATCCTTGAGCTAAAGCCTCAAGGATGACAAAAGCAGCAAATAGAGTCAAAATGTGCCTTTGGCACTAAAAGAAAGACGCCCGAAGCCAGCCATAGCTCCTGCTATAGTCATCCTCGAGCGAAGCGAAGGATCTTGTCCCTAAAGGAATACCCTAATACTAGTGGCTAGAGACTGATGACAGGGGACTACTGCACCGCAGGCACTTTCCGCTTTCTGCTAAGCTTAGTTCTTAAATGTAACCACTCCATCTTCAATAGAATCGATAATTGCAAGAGATTCTATTTTTATTCCCATGTCTCTTATGATATCTCCGCCTTCTTGGAAGCCTTTTTCTATGACGATACCTGCTCCTGCAAGAGTAGCATTAGCTTGATCGATGATTTCCTTTAATCCTAAGATGGCTTTTCCA encodes the following:
- a CDS encoding DUF3298 and DUF4163 domain-containing protein, translated to MTSKFPVVIRTLSYCTQNINFYYPAVYIPNNSYVQGLINFTIYENMLRLSKNLMVPDIPTYVTGSYELKNNQKGVLTLSLIGFAEFGGAHPMTMIKSLNFDLSTGKDIPFYELFKPNSNYIAILSEMVLEELKKQDIMLFEDYPGVKPNQDYYIADKALVIYFQLYEIAPYVVGFPYAVIPIYSIMDLVQEGGLLDKVVR
- a CDS encoding DUF421 domain-containing protein, with protein sequence MEYYNIALELVVGYILLFIATKILGKTLLTHITTFDFICSIILSELVGNALYDDELGISFILFAIIIWTVLITTTELITQKFRKTRDFLEGKPSILINHGKLSFEEMKRNHLDINQLLHLLRSKDVFTMREVQYAILEANGCLSVLKKNSEDSIKKQNSQQSKNGPFLAITLISDGELIQENLDEISLTKDYLEKELKKQNLTIKEALYVEWLEGEGLYIQGY